In Rhinatrema bivittatum chromosome 1, aRhiBiv1.1, whole genome shotgun sequence, a single genomic region encodes these proteins:
- the LOC115081350 gene encoding olfactory receptor 1019-like, with product MEQMNETTVKEFLLLGLTEHKELRVPLFVMFLAMYLMNLLGNGTMISVIGGNSQLHTPMYFFLCNLSFVDMCFTSVTVPKMLSNLISNKKTIPFSQCITQLYFFIVFAGSECILLSVMAYDRYVAICNPLHYATIMSKKVCLSMSAGCLIINFLNSVLHTLLVYRLSFCNSNKIQHFYCDLTPMLQLSCTDTSINELVLFTEASLITILPFVIILISYICIITSILKIQSTGGRLKTFSTCSSHLSVVILFYGTLMFMYFRPSSSYSLEKDKIASVIYTVLSPMLNPFIYSLRNRDVKTALKRALHRKVSYSKG from the coding sequence ATGGAACAAATGAATGAGACAACAGTGAAGGAATTTCTTCTTCTGGGCCTCACGGAACATAAGGAGTTAAGAGTTCCCCTCTTTGTTATGTTTCTGGCTATGTATCTGATGAACCTGCTGGGGAATGGCACCATGATCTCAGTGATTGGTGGGAACTCCCAGCTCCAtacccccatgtatttcttcctctGTAATTTGTCCTTTGTGGACATGTGTTTCACATCAGTCACTGTCCCCAAAATGTTAAGCAACCTCATCTCTAACAAAAAGACCATCCCTTTCTCTCAATGTATTACCCAACTCTATTTCTTCATTGTCTTTGCTGGCTCAGAATGTATACTCCTGTCAGTCATGGCATATGACCGTTATGTTGCCATCTGTAATCCACTGCATTATGCCACAATAATGAGCAAGAAGGTATGTCTAAGTATGTCAGCTGGTTGTTTGATTATCAACTTTCTGAATTCCGTATTGCATACTTTGTTGGTTTATCGGCTTTCTTTCTGTAACTCAAACAAGATCCAACACTTCTATTGTGACTTGACACCAATGCTACAGCTCTCCTGCACAGACACCTCCATCAATGAGCTGGTGCTGTTCACAGAGGCCTCATTAATAACAATACTACCTTTTGTGATCATCCTGATATCCTATATCTGCATCATTACTTCAATTCTGAAGATACAGTCAACTGGTGGACGACTGAAGACCTTCTCAACCTGCTCTTCCCACCTCTCTGTGGTGATCCTCTTCTATGGGACACTTATGTTCATGTATTTCAGGCCTTCTTCCAGCTATTCCTTGGAAAAGGACAAAATTGCTAGTGTGATATACACCGTGCTGTCTCCCATGCTCAACCCATTCATCTATAGCCtcaggaatagggatgtgaaaaCCGCACTGAAGAGAGCCCTACATAGAAAGGTATCTTATTCCAAAGGGTAA